The following are from one region of the Halodesulfurarchaeum sp. HSR-GB genome:
- a CDS encoding trypsin-like peptidase domain-containing protein produces MRPLLSAFVIAVFLGALLGAGAGVVVFGADAGPSIDPPAPAETGATDGNLTELYEQTADSVAKLRVETDAGDSQGSGFLYDRRHVVTNAHVVQDATDLTVQFSDGAWRTGTVVGTDPYTDLAVVRVDSVPQGVEPLPLAESVPRPGQPVAAFGSPFGLQGTITHGIVSGVNRSMRVNGGFSVPDTVQTDAPVNPGNSGGPLVSMDGTVVGVNRAKEGDNIGFAISARLVERVVPELIADGSITHPYVGIRTVPVTPTVAAENDLEQAAGIAVVETTADGPADGVLQAGNWTGTSAGGVPSDADVIVAIDGQPVHSQEDLSRYLMLHTRPGETISLTIYREGQRLTVDVTLGERPSPT; encoded by the coding sequence ATGCGACCCCTCCTCTCTGCGTTTGTGATCGCGGTGTTTCTCGGGGCCCTCCTGGGTGCCGGAGCCGGTGTCGTGGTGTTCGGTGCCGACGCCGGCCCCTCGATCGATCCGCCGGCACCCGCCGAGACGGGGGCCACTGACGGGAACCTGACCGAACTCTACGAACAGACCGCCGATTCGGTGGCGAAACTCCGCGTCGAGACCGACGCCGGCGACTCGCAGGGATCGGGATTCCTCTACGACCGCCGCCACGTGGTTACGAACGCCCACGTCGTCCAGGATGCCACCGACCTCACCGTCCAGTTCTCGGACGGTGCCTGGCGCACCGGAACGGTCGTCGGCACCGATCCCTACACGGACCTGGCGGTCGTCCGTGTCGATTCGGTGCCGCAGGGGGTCGAACCGCTCCCGCTCGCGGAGTCGGTCCCCCGACCCGGCCAGCCAGTCGCCGCCTTTGGCAGTCCCTTCGGCTTGCAGGGGACGATCACCCACGGCATCGTGAGCGGTGTCAACCGCTCGATGCGAGTAAACGGCGGTTTCTCGGTCCCTGATACCGTCCAGACCGACGCTCCAGTCAACCCCGGAAACAGCGGCGGCCCGTTGGTGTCGATGGACGGGACTGTCGTCGGCGTGAACCGAGCCAAAGAGGGTGACAACATCGGGTTTGCCATCTCCGCGCGGCTCGTGGAGCGGGTCGTGCCCGAGCTTATCGCGGATGGCTCGATCACCCACCCATACGTCGGAATCCGGACGGTTCCCGTGACGCCGACCGTTGCGGCCGAAAACGACCTGGAACAGGCAGCCGGCATCGCGGTCGTCGAGACCACGGCCGACGGGCCCGCCGATGGCGTGCTCCAGGCCGGCAACTGGACTGGGACCTCGGCCGGTGGCGTGCCAAGCGACGCGGACGTGATCGTGGCGATCGACGGCCAGCCAGTTCACAGCCAGGAGGATCTCAGCCGCTATCTCATGTTACACACTCGCCCCGGCGAGACGATTTCGCTCACGATCTATCGCGAGGGACAGCGTCTCACCGTCGACGTGACACTCGGGGAGCGACCGTCGCCTACCTGA
- the dcd gene encoding dCTP deaminase: protein MILSDGDILDRLESGTLVIEPLDDPALQIQPASVDVRLGEEFLEFQRTNIPSIHPQRENQVSDYVSETNVAEGEEFILHPGDFVLATTKERVEIPSDLVAQVEGRSSLGRLAVITHATAGFVDPGFRGRITLELSNLGTAPVALSPGMRIAQLVFTELTSPAREPYGSERGSKYQDQSGPAASRIGSDAEFEGTQE from the coding sequence ATGATCCTCTCGGACGGCGACATCCTCGATCGACTCGAATCGGGGACCCTGGTCATCGAGCCACTCGATGACCCGGCGCTGCAGATTCAGCCCGCGAGCGTGGACGTGCGACTGGGCGAGGAGTTCCTGGAGTTCCAGCGGACGAACATCCCGAGCATCCACCCCCAGCGGGAGAACCAGGTGAGTGACTACGTCTCGGAAACCAACGTCGCCGAGGGCGAGGAGTTCATTCTGCACCCCGGGGACTTCGTGCTCGCGACCACCAAAGAGCGAGTCGAGATTCCATCCGATCTCGTCGCGCAGGTCGAGGGCCGGTCCTCGCTGGGACGCCTTGCCGTGATAACACATGCCACTGCAGGCTTCGTCGATCCGGGGTTTCGCGGCCGGATCACGCTCGAACTGTCGAATCTCGGGACCGCGCCGGTCGCGCTCTCCCCCGGGATGCGGATCGCACAGCTGGTGTTTACCGAACTCACCAGCCCGGCCCGTGAGCCCTACGGCTCGGAGCGTGGCTCGAAGTATCAGGACCAGTCCGGGCCGGCCGCCTCGCGGATCGGCTCGGACGCCGAATTCGAGGGGACCCAGGAGTGA
- a CDS encoding hemolysin family protein, whose product MEGVEITLRILAGVALILANGFFVAIEFALTRARQFSKAEFLGTGSRGLERAWEMTQDLELYLTTCQVGITASSIAVGIVAEPALAALFEPFFRNTLLASVGSGGILAFLIINLVHLTHGEQTPTYLGVERSRFVARYGAIPLYWFHWLMSPVITLGDGIAKLTLRLFGIEMTGAWLEGREIESRADLRSEMDSILAQSDIAADRREEVLNALDVGEQPVREVMVPRDRIVALRTTDTADRNLDRIAATPHTRYPLVGDSLTDFRGIVYVPALFEDGSVTADDIDFEAIAAPPMTLSPDVDVSDAIDQFQAEHQELALVFEDGAVVGMVTVTDLLESIMGDIEDPIDVQGR is encoded by the coding sequence ATGGAGGGTGTCGAGATCACGCTGCGGATCCTGGCCGGGGTCGCGCTCATCCTCGCGAACGGCTTTTTCGTCGCGATCGAGTTCGCGCTGACCCGTGCGAGACAGTTCTCGAAGGCGGAGTTCCTGGGAACAGGGAGTCGTGGGCTCGAACGGGCCTGGGAGATGACCCAGGACCTCGAACTCTACCTCACGACCTGTCAGGTCGGGATTACCGCGTCGAGTATCGCGGTGGGGATCGTGGCCGAACCGGCGCTGGCAGCCCTCTTCGAGCCGTTCTTCCGAAACACGCTGTTGGCGTCGGTCGGTTCCGGCGGCATTCTGGCCTTTCTCATCATCAACCTGGTTCACCTGACCCACGGCGAGCAGACTCCCACCTACCTGGGGGTCGAGCGCTCGCGCTTTGTCGCCCGGTACGGGGCGATTCCGCTCTACTGGTTTCACTGGCTCATGTCGCCGGTCATCACGCTGGGCGACGGCATCGCCAAACTGACCTTGCGGCTCTTCGGCATCGAGATGACCGGGGCCTGGCTCGAGGGCCGGGAGATCGAGAGTCGGGCCGATCTTCGTTCGGAGATGGACTCGATACTTGCCCAGAGTGATATCGCCGCGGACCGTCGCGAGGAGGTGCTGAACGCACTGGATGTCGGCGAACAGCCGGTTCGTGAGGTGATGGTCCCACGCGATCGGATCGTCGCGCTCCGGACCACGGACACCGCCGACCGAAACCTCGACCGCATCGCCGCCACTCCCCACACTCGATATCCACTCGTGGGCGACTCGCTCACCGACTTCCGGGGGATCGTCTACGTCCCGGCGCTGTTCGAGGACGGGAGCGTCACAGCCGACGATATCGACTTCGAGGCGATCGCAGCCCCGCCGATGACACTCTCGCCGGACGTCGACGTGAGCGACGCGATCGATCAGTTCCAGGCCGAACACCAGGAACTCGCGCTGGTGTTCGAGGACGGTGCGGTCGTCGGGATGGTGACCGTGACCGATCTGCTCGAATCCATCATGGGCGATATCGAAGACCCGATCGACGTCCAGGGTCGGTAG
- a CDS encoding thiamine-phosphate synthase family protein, which produces MKFRAEIVVEEVLPTIRVLLATELRERGLTQQAVAAKLGLSQSAVSKYAQGQVETRDVVAQDERVQALVSELAAGLATGDVRPVHALVEIEDLLRRLSGPGDIVADLHEAAVPELQDLSYDFSEPGPDQAAIERERARSSVRRGLRVLSQSPGVATLVPHVGSNLVECLPEAGSREDVIGIPGRIRDVGGRVDVPADPDFGVSEYVGGVLIRAREAGSSARAGLNLAYSDATLAALEDAGERSVELDIGAADLESAVTAAIEAHPEATVLYHRGAVGIEPIVYLLGPSADGVARTARRVATELTES; this is translated from the coding sequence GTGAAGTTCCGCGCGGAGATCGTCGTCGAGGAGGTGCTGCCGACGATCCGGGTCCTGCTCGCCACGGAGCTGCGCGAGCGGGGACTCACCCAGCAGGCCGTCGCGGCCAAACTGGGCCTGAGCCAGAGCGCCGTCTCGAAGTACGCCCAGGGACAGGTCGAGACCCGGGACGTCGTCGCCCAGGACGAGCGCGTCCAGGCACTCGTCTCCGAGTTGGCTGCCGGTCTCGCGACCGGCGACGTGCGGCCGGTCCACGCGCTCGTCGAGATCGAGGACCTGCTCCGTCGGCTCTCCGGCCCGGGCGATATCGTCGCCGATCTGCACGAGGCGGCGGTCCCGGAACTGCAAGACCTGTCCTATGACTTCAGCGAACCGGGGCCCGATCAGGCAGCCATCGAGCGCGAGCGCGCCCGCTCCTCGGTTCGTCGGGGGTTGCGCGTCCTCTCACAGAGTCCGGGGGTCGCGACTCTCGTGCCACACGTCGGCTCGAACCTGGTCGAGTGTCTGCCGGAAGCCGGGAGTCGCGAGGACGTGATCGGCATTCCGGGCCGGATTCGGGACGTCGGCGGGCGGGTGGACGTCCCCGCCGACCCCGACTTTGGCGTCAGCGAGTACGTCGGCGGGGTCCTGATTCGCGCGCGAGAGGCGGGGAGTTCGGCCAGGGCCGGCCTGAACCTGGCCTATAGCGACGCCACGCTTGCGGCGCTCGAAGATGCGGGCGAGCGGAGCGTCGAACTCGACATCGGGGCGGCCGATCTCGAATCGGCCGTGACTGCAGCCATCGAGGCCCACCCGGAGGCCACGGTCCTCTACCATCGGGGCGCGGTTGGCATCGAGCCGATCGTCTATCTGCTCGGCCCGTCTGCAGATGGCGTTGCGCGCACGGCCCGGCGCGTCGCGACAGAACTGACCGAATCCTGA
- the aspS gene encoding aspartate--tRNA(Asn) ligase, which yields MEDRTHAADAEPGMSVTVAGWVHEIRDLGGIAFLILRDRTGKIQVKFEKDELPDELVERALSVHRESVLSVTGEVFEEDRAPTGVEVVPSEIEVIAAADPELPLDPSGKVGADLSTRLDNRTLDLRRDEPRAIFEIRSEVLRAARETFRELGSTEITTPKIVATGTEGGTELFPITYFGQEAFMNQSPQLFKQLLAASGLERVFEIGPIFRAEEHNTPRHLNEATSIDFESAFIDAEEAMDVAETFVRSVYEAVQENCQDELETLGLADSFEVPEADFPRITYEEAIQRANAAGVVDEQLTWGDDLPTEAEKALGEEMDQHYFITNWPASVKPFYIKDEDDDPEVSTGFDLNHPRMELVSGGQREHRYEELVEGFEAQGLDPAAFEYYTKMFKYGMPPHAGWGMGAERLLVTMLDLDNIREAVIFPRDRTRLSP from the coding sequence ATGGAAGACCGGACACACGCTGCAGACGCCGAGCCTGGCATGTCGGTCACCGTCGCCGGGTGGGTACACGAGATTCGCGACCTCGGGGGGATCGCCTTTCTCATCCTCCGCGATCGAACGGGCAAGATCCAGGTCAAGTTCGAGAAAGACGAGTTGCCCGACGAACTCGTCGAGCGGGCGCTCTCGGTCCACCGCGAGAGTGTCCTCTCGGTCACGGGCGAGGTCTTCGAGGAGGATCGGGCCCCGACCGGCGTCGAGGTCGTCCCCTCGGAGATCGAGGTCATCGCCGCGGCCGACCCCGAACTGCCCCTTGACCCCTCGGGCAAGGTCGGCGCCGACCTCTCGACGCGACTCGACAACCGCACGCTCGACCTGCGCCGCGACGAGCCACGGGCGATCTTCGAGATCCGAAGCGAAGTGCTCCGGGCCGCACGGGAGACCTTCCGCGAACTCGGCTCCACGGAGATCACCACCCCGAAGATCGTCGCGACCGGGACCGAGGGCGGGACCGAGCTCTTCCCGATCACGTACTTCGGCCAGGAGGCCTTCATGAACCAGTCCCCACAGCTCTTCAAACAGCTCCTGGCGGCCTCCGGACTGGAGCGGGTCTTCGAGATCGGCCCGATCTTCCGGGCGGAGGAACACAACACGCCCCGGCACCTGAACGAGGCGACGAGTATCGACTTCGAGAGCGCCTTCATCGACGCTGAGGAGGCCATGGACGTGGCCGAGACCTTCGTTCGCTCGGTCTACGAGGCCGTCCAAGAGAACTGCCAGGACGAACTCGAAACCCTGGGCCTGGCCGACTCCTTCGAGGTGCCCGAGGCCGACTTCCCTCGGATCACCTACGAGGAGGCGATTCAGCGAGCCAACGCCGCCGGTGTCGTGGACGAACAGCTCACCTGGGGAGATGACCTCCCGACCGAGGCCGAGAAGGCCCTCGGTGAGGAGATGGACCAGCACTACTTCATCACGAACTGGCCCGCCTCGGTCAAACCCTTCTACATCAAAGACGAGGACGACGATCCGGAGGTCTCGACCGGCTTCGACCTGAATCACCCCCGGATGGAACTGGTCTCGGGCGGGCAGCGCGAACACCGCTACGAGGAACTCGTCGAGGGCTTCGAGGCCCAGGGCCTGGACCCGGCGGCCTTCGAGTACTACACCAAGATGTTCAAGTACGGCATGCCGCCCCACGCGGGCTGGGGGATGGGTGCCGAGCGGCTCCTCGTGACGATGCTCGACCTCGACAACATCCGCGAGGCCGTCATCTTCCCGCGGGACCGCACGCGGCTCTCGCCGTAG
- the truD gene encoding tRNA pseudouridine(13) synthase TruD, whose protein sequence is MRPAHEEERPYGIEWYASDSDGVGGRLRDRPADFRVRERERFDFHPVESDTGDYPWLVCRVTLENTDTNDFARELSNRLSMSRERVSWAGTKDKRAISTQLFTLKGVDPDAVPDIHGAEIEILGRAGRGLAFGDLLGNEFTVVVRNPDAPERAETITTELESRFGGRAGVPNYFGHQRFGSYRSITHEVGLAILRGDWEGAVMAYLGNPSPHEPTSTREAREFVAETRDWETALDRFPNRLRYERSMLHALVDSPADFRGALGTFPENLQRLFVNAAQSAVFNRILSRRLDAGLPFHEPVAGDVVAFADTDAPADFPIPDMDRLQRVSERRTEVMARHCKRDRAFVTAPLVGTETGFAAGEPGEIERTALADLGLDPADFDLPEPYHSTGTRRAVLLRVDPTIQHDPLTFEFGLPKGSYATILLREYLKVSPRAL, encoded by the coding sequence ATGCGACCGGCCCACGAGGAAGAACGCCCCTACGGGATCGAGTGGTACGCGAGCGACAGCGACGGCGTCGGCGGCCGGCTCCGGGATCGACCCGCGGACTTCCGGGTTCGCGAGCGGGAGCGCTTCGATTTTCACCCCGTCGAATCCGACACCGGCGATTACCCCTGGCTCGTCTGCCGAGTGACCCTGGAGAACACGGACACGAACGACTTCGCCAGGGAGCTCTCGAACCGACTCTCGATGAGCCGCGAGCGAGTGAGCTGGGCCGGCACCAAGGACAAGCGGGCGATCTCGACCCAGCTGTTTACCCTCAAGGGCGTCGATCCGGATGCCGTCCCCGACATCCACGGCGCGGAGATCGAGATCCTCGGGCGGGCCGGTCGCGGGCTGGCCTTCGGTGACCTGCTCGGCAACGAGTTCACGGTCGTCGTCCGGAACCCGGACGCCCCGGAGCGGGCCGAGACGATCACGACCGAACTCGAATCGCGGTTCGGCGGCCGAGCGGGGGTGCCGAACTACTTCGGCCACCAGCGGTTCGGCAGCTATCGCTCGATCACTCACGAGGTCGGGCTCGCCATCCTCCGGGGGGACTGGGAGGGCGCGGTGATGGCCTACCTGGGGAATCCGAGCCCACACGAGCCAACAAGCACCCGGGAGGCCCGGGAGTTCGTCGCCGAAACGCGGGACTGGGAAACGGCCCTCGATCGGTTTCCGAACCGCCTGCGCTACGAGCGGTCGATGCTCCACGCGCTGGTCGACTCGCCGGCGGATTTCCGGGGGGCGCTCGGAACCTTCCCCGAGAACCTGCAGCGGCTCTTCGTCAACGCCGCCCAGTCGGCCGTCTTCAACCGGATCCTGAGCCGGCGACTCGACGCCGGGCTCCCGTTCCATGAGCCAGTCGCGGGCGACGTGGTCGCCTTCGCTGACACCGACGCACCGGCGGACTTCCCGATTCCGGATATGGACCGCTTGCAGCGGGTCTCCGAGCGTCGAACCGAGGTGATGGCCCGTCACTGCAAGCGCGACAGGGCGTTCGTCACTGCACCCCTCGTGGGGACCGAGACCGGGTTCGCCGCGGGCGAGCCGGGCGAAATCGAGCGGACGGCGCTCGCGGATCTGGGGCTCGACCCGGCGGATTTCGACCTTCCCGAGCCCTATCACTCCACCGGGACCAGACGGGCAGTGTTGCTTCGCGTGGACCCGACGATCCAGCACGATCCGCTCACCTTCGAGTTCGGGCTGCCCAAGGGGAGTTACGCGACGATACTCCTCCGTGAGTACCTCAAGGTCTCGCCGCGGGCGCTCTGA
- a CDS encoding 50S ribosomal protein L37ae produces MSESDRRRRTGSAGRFGARYGRLARRRVAEIEADMHADHVCPECGSPSVDRQGSGIWECGSCGYTFTGGAYRPETPGGRAVTRSIRTALSEDETTEEATEE; encoded by the coding sequence ATGAGCGAATCCGATCGACGTCGACGGACCGGCAGTGCGGGCCGTTTCGGTGCCCGCTACGGGCGGCTGGCCCGGCGACGCGTCGCCGAGATCGAGGCGGACATGCACGCGGACCACGTCTGCCCCGAGTGTGGCTCCCCGTCAGTCGACCGCCAGGGAAGTGGCATCTGGGAATGTGGCTCCTGTGGGTACACCTTCACCGGCGGCGCGTACCGCCCCGAGACTCCCGGTGGACGGGCTGTTACCCGTTCGATCCGCACCGCCCTGTCCGAAGACGAGACGACCGAGGAAGCGACGGAGGAATAG
- the pth2 gene encoding peptidyl-tRNA hydrolase Pth2 yields MKQAIVVRSDLDMGTGKLAAQVAHAALSGYEDAPADAQKEWKSQGQRKVVLEITGERALFEIHENAKAAGLPTALIRDAGRTQLDPDTPTTVSVGPAGNDAVDRITGALSLF; encoded by the coding sequence ATGAAACAGGCCATCGTCGTCCGGTCGGATCTCGATATGGGCACCGGGAAACTCGCGGCCCAGGTCGCCCACGCGGCGCTCTCGGGGTACGAGGACGCCCCCGCCGACGCGCAAAAAGAGTGGAAAAGTCAGGGCCAGCGCAAGGTCGTCCTGGAGATCACCGGCGAGCGGGCGCTCTTCGAGATCCACGAGAACGCCAAAGCCGCCGGCCTCCCCACGGCCCTGATCCGGGACGCCGGGCGAACCCAACTCGACCCGGACACCCCGACCACCGTGTCCGTCGGCCCCGCTGGCAACGACGCGGTCGACCGGATCACCGGCGCGCTCTCGCTGTTCTGA
- a CDS encoding DNA-directed RNA polymerase subunit P: protein MSYKCSRCKRDVELDEYGGVRCPYCGHRVLLKERSRDIKEVQVE, encoded by the coding sequence ATGTCCTACAAGTGCTCCCGCTGCAAGCGCGACGTGGAACTCGACGAGTACGGCGGCGTTCGCTGTCCCTACTGCGGTCATCGCGTGCTGCTCAAGGAGCGCAGCCGGGACATCAAGGAAGTCCAGGTCGAGTAG
- a CDS encoding pantoate kinase — protein MPDRAAATAFVPGHVTGLFTVDRRETPAETGSRGVGLALEAGVEVTCKPADRTTITLDGAPTSVESVSRVLDALGVEATVDVSTDLPIGRGFGLSGGMALGTALATNEAAEMAHTTNELVTVAHVADVEAGTGLGDVVAQSRGGIVIREAPGAPPYGALDGIPGGGRVEYLALGELSTPDVLTEHPDVITRAGTAALERLQERPTRSQFMRSARQFTADVGLATSRVESILAAVEETGGVGSMAMLGETVFAFGTALSDAGYEPQVTRVDPAGARIE, from the coding sequence ATGCCCGACCGGGCTGCTGCCACCGCGTTCGTCCCCGGCCACGTCACCGGCCTGTTCACGGTCGACCGCCGCGAAACCCCGGCTGAAACCGGCTCGCGCGGCGTGGGCCTGGCCCTCGAAGCCGGCGTCGAGGTGACCTGCAAGCCGGCCGACCGGACGACCATCACGCTCGACGGAGCGCCCACCAGCGTCGAGTCCGTCTCCCGAGTGCTCGACGCGCTGGGGGTCGAGGCAACCGTCGATGTCAGTACGGACCTTCCGATCGGACGAGGCTTTGGACTCTCCGGCGGGATGGCCCTGGGAACGGCGCTCGCGACGAACGAGGCGGCCGAAATGGCCCACACGACGAACGAACTGGTCACCGTGGCGCACGTGGCCGACGTCGAAGCGGGCACCGGGCTAGGCGACGTCGTCGCGCAGTCCCGGGGTGGCATCGTGATCCGCGAGGCCCCTGGCGCCCCGCCCTACGGGGCCCTGGACGGAATTCCCGGCGGCGGCCGCGTGGAGTATCTCGCGCTCGGTGAACTCTCCACACCGGACGTCCTCACCGAGCACCCGGACGTGATTACCCGGGCCGGAACCGCAGCCCTGGAGCGCCTCCAGGAGCGGCCCACTCGATCGCAGTTCATGCGGTCCGCCCGCCAGTTCACCGCCGACGTGGGGCTCGCAACGTCACGCGTCGAGTCGATCCTCGCGGCCGTCGAGGAGACCGGCGGCGTGGGCTCGATGGCGATGCTCGGCGAGACCGTCTTCGCGTTTGGCACGGCACTCAGCGACGCCGGCTACGAGCCCCAGGTGACACGCGTCGATCCGGCCGGAGCGCGGATCGAGTAG
- a CDS encoding 4-phosphopantoate--beta-alanine ligase, whose amino-acid sequence MTDCDEIPADHPRHDSLVTRHRIEAGVDAGITSRQGLIAQGRGEAFDYLLGEETIPSADRAARAAAATLLAAEHPVLSVNGNVAALVPEAMVQLAETVEADLAINLFNRTEKRMAAIESHLKAHGATAVKGRKADARIPGLSHERAKVDADGIKAADVVLVPLEDGDRAQALSEMGKTEIVIDLNPLSRSAQVAAIPIIDNILRAVPRITDHARDLAEAGPEAIEQARTDFDAKDALAAAEARIRDGL is encoded by the coding sequence ATGACCGACTGCGATGAGATCCCCGCCGATCACCCCCGGCATGACTCCCTTGTGACCCGCCACCGGATCGAGGCGGGCGTGGACGCCGGCATCACCAGTCGACAGGGGCTCATCGCCCAGGGACGCGGCGAAGCCTTCGATTACCTGCTCGGCGAGGAGACGATCCCGAGTGCCGACCGGGCCGCTCGCGCGGCGGCAGCCACCCTGCTGGCCGCCGAACACCCGGTGTTGAGCGTCAACGGCAACGTCGCCGCGCTCGTTCCCGAGGCGATGGTGCAACTGGCCGAGACAGTCGAGGCGGATCTGGCGATCAACCTCTTCAACCGAACGGAAAAGCGAATGGCGGCGATCGAGTCCCACTTGAAAGCTCACGGAGCGACGGCGGTCAAGGGCCGAAAAGCCGACGCCCGCATCCCGGGGCTCTCCCACGAACGGGCGAAAGTCGACGCCGACGGTATCAAGGCGGCTGACGTGGTGCTCGTTCCGCTGGAGGACGGCGATCGCGCCCAGGCGCTGTCCGAGATGGGCAAAACCGAGATCGTGATCGACCTGAATCCGCTCTCCCGCTCGGCCCAGGTCGCGGCCATCCCGATCATCGACAACATTCTCAGAGCGGTCCCGCGGATCACCGACCACGCGAGGGACCTGGCAGAAGCGGGCCCGGAGGCGATCGAACAGGCTCGAACGGACTTCGACGCCAAGGACGCACTTGCGGCCGCAGAAGCGCGGATTCGCGACGGCCTATAA
- a CDS encoding DUF2103 domain-containing protein, whose protein sequence is MACRRCGRPLDRPGDYCLSCDTANADAVVLAVEPDRATLTMLYEERVLGVTEIPTTPETESTLSTVQVRNFAGRIADEIRRKRPDSVYVTGDRTVIQALRKQIHYPVYRVPESEPVETVLKRRGEAELDVIDAPPREKIGGSHSTVIGGRDGQRAIETIAGHPNVKKVVPGPIDAGGSGSRTGTRAKVSRSDENGNLRLVLRDGSSVQENRVVTTARDRETGERVREDLNEALIEADLQES, encoded by the coding sequence ATGGCGTGTCGCCGGTGTGGACGACCGCTCGATCGGCCCGGAGACTACTGTCTCTCCTGTGACACCGCAAACGCCGACGCCGTCGTCCTCGCCGTCGAACCCGACCGGGCCACCCTGACGATGCTCTACGAGGAGCGTGTGCTGGGGGTAACCGAGATCCCGACCACGCCGGAGACCGAATCCACGCTCTCGACCGTGCAGGTCCGGAACTTCGCGGGTCGGATCGCCGATGAGATCCGGCGCAAACGACCCGATTCGGTGTACGTGACCGGCGACCGGACGGTCATCCAGGCGCTGCGGAAACAGATCCACTATCCCGTCTACCGGGTTCCCGAATCGGAACCCGTCGAGACGGTCCTAAAGCGGCGTGGCGAGGCCGAACTGGACGTGATCGACGCCCCGCCGCGGGAGAAGATCGGCGGGTCACACTCGACCGTCATTGGGGGCCGGGACGGCCAACGGGCGATCGAGACGATCGCTGGCCACCCCAACGTGAAGAAGGTCGTCCCGGGCCCGATCGACGCCGGTGGGAGCGGTTCCCGGACGGGGACCCGGGCAAAGGTGAGCCGGTCGGACGAGAACGGCAACCTCAGACTCGTGCTCCGGGACGGCTCGAGCGTCCAGGAGAACCGGGTCGTGACCACGGCCCGGGATCGGGAGACCGGCGAGCGAGTCCGCGAGGATCTGAACGAGGCCCTCATCGAGGCGGACCTGCAGGAATCCTGA
- a CDS encoding KEOPS complex subunit Pcc1: MHETTVELSYRSSDRAATIEAALRPEVGAIAGDRTAVSLDRNGTELQLTVRASDPVALRAGQNTWLGLLEVAEDVGTIR, encoded by the coding sequence GTGCACGAGACGACTGTCGAACTCTCCTATCGATCGAGTGATCGTGCGGCCACGATCGAGGCGGCCCTCCGCCCGGAAGTCGGGGCGATCGCCGGTGACCGAACCGCCGTCAGCCTCGACCGAAACGGCACGGAGCTACAACTGACAGTGCGGGCCAGCGATCCAGTCGCGCTTCGCGCCGGCCAGAATACCTGGCTCGGCCTGCTTGAGGTCGCCGAGGACGTCGGGACGATCAGGTAG